The window CTTTCTCAGAAGGTGGATGCTATCTAAGGGGTGAGTTGTGCTCGTATCGTTCAACCATAGAGCTGAAGAAAGCAGGAATCCATTTCAAGCCTGGAAAGAGTCGTCGTCTTTCAGACGTTAAGTTCAATTCATTTCACTGCTCAGCTCTTTTAATGCTTCCACCTATAACCGTAGATGATTCAACCAAGTCGGAGTTCTTAAACTTGGTTGCATATGAGGCATGCCCTGATACACCAGATGACTTTGGTGTTACATCTTATCTTTGCTTCATGGATTCACTTATTGATCATGCTGAAGATGTGAAAGAGCTCAGATCCAAAGGTATACTTCTTAACTATCTTGGAAGTGATCAAGAAGTTGCAGATCTCTTCAATGAGATAGCAAGAGATTTGGTGCCTAATCCACATGCCTTTGTTGATGTCAAAAGACAAATTGAGGATCATTACAAAAGCAGAACAAAAATATGGATTGCTGAGTGGAAGAACACTCATTTTACTACCCCATGGACTCTTTTTGCATTTATTGCAGCACTTTTTGTCATTGGCTTGCAAATCACTGATACATTTCTAGCAGGCGTCCAGACCTATTATGCAGTCCATAAAAAATAGATCTAGTGATGATAGGATTCAAAACCAGTTCTATTTTTCCCTGCAGGAATTCTTGCGTATCATGTTTATTGAAttcgtcattttttttttaaccttgtTGCTTTGACGGTGATTGATCTTTGTACTCTTCTTGTTTTATGCGTACAAACTAATAATCTGTTTAATTTGTTTGCGTATGTTTATTTGTGTATAAAGTTTGCCCCATATCTAATAGCTTAACTTCTTAGTTGTGAGTGGTCACACAACTTAGTTTGATATCAAAGTAGAGAGAATTTTTTTAATTTGAGTCCCACTGTCACCTACCAGCAAAATATTTCATTATGGAATCAGTTTGAGACCTCAAATAAACCTCAAAATGAAAGGACAAAGAAgatcatattcatatatatactcCTTCTTTTGACTGGCCCAAtgtgagtatgtaaggaatactATAATTAGTAATTATGCATTATCCTTAATAGCCATTCAAAAGTCTCAGTGATGATCCAATAATACCAGTGAGTTTGGGGTTAGTCACACCAGTGAGTTTCGGGAGTTTCAGATATACTTTTTCAATTAATGGAGTACTAATTGACACGTTTAAGAAGAAACAAGGGATAATACAGATAGACACTCATTTAATGCTATTAAGAGCATGTTTGGCTTAGCGGCTGAAAATTGCTTATTTTGAGAAGTTATTATCTATTTATTTTTAAAAGTGcttttaaaaaaagtacttttggtgagAAGTAGTTTTTATTTGGTTAATtcatttgaaaagtgtttttcatTGCTTATAATAAGTAAAATTGTGTTTGGCTAATTATCTTTAAAAAGGGCTTTTGAGTGTCATATTAGGAAGAAGGACAATTATCAACTAATGTTTACTATCAAGATTATTTTAAAGAGAGAAATTACTTTAAATACCTATTATGAAATATTATAATTaagtttttacttttatttaattaatatttAAAAGTACATATTAAAATTTTCCAATTAATATAATATACATATGTAAATGAAATATTAAATATTAATATAATATCAACACGattatttaaatataataaaaatcTACAACCAAAATGAAATTCAAAATCATTCCACAAATTATAAAAGTCTATTACATACGTGAAAGCCAACTTTATactatgtaaattaaaaataaaagaattattaattaaaaatgaATGGATTAATAAGGGATATACTTGGTAATATGTATTTATGATAGGGATATTTGtgtcttaaaaaaataattttctgctTCTGCTTTTTTCAAGTAGCAGAAATTTTCTACTTTTCCCCAACTGCAGTAAAATTACTTCTGCTTCTACTTAAAAAAATTACTTCTGCTTCTACTTAAAAACAATTTTACTAATTTATCAAACACCTCAAATATCCCAAAAAAGTGTTTTttctctatttaaaaaaaaaatgtggcctCAAACCGCTAGGCCAAACAACCtctaaatatttttcttaaaGAGTTAACAAAGTTTTTAAAAGACAGACGATATGGACGGAAGGTAGTAAGATTCCTGTCAATTGACGGAAAAGTAAGGATTAGGCACAAAAAAGAACTTTGTAATCTCCAAGGAAGTTGTGACTATGCTTTTATGTATAGTTCGAAGTTTCTGGCTGGCTTTTCAGATACTTAGCATGAAAATTATGGTAGTTATCCTAGATCTTTTGCATTTTACTTCCTAGTATAAAGATTTCTATGTTGTCAAGTCTTGTATATTCTGTTATCTGTAATTCTTTTcctgttctgtacttcaaaaaaCTCACAATGCTTTAGTGTAAGAAACGAAGAACTCGCGTTGCTTTGTGTTCCTTATTCCGGAGTATCAATCACTTGAAGTTCACTTAAACTATTACTCCAAAAACATGAGATTGATATTTCGATTAGTTTGAAAGAATATTGTCAATTGGACTAATGATTATTGTATATTCATATAAAGGTCTCAGTAAAACATAAAAAAACAATACTATTCATGTGATCCAATACCATTCACGTGCTTCAAAATAATAAGTTTACACAAATAAATCATTACGAACAAAACAAACTACTAGTTCGTATACACAAACAAGAGTACAAATATCAATCGTCATTATAGCACTAAAGGTAAAAGAAATGATGAATTTAACAAACATGACACTCATGAGTTCCTGcagaaaacacacacacacacacaaaaaaaaaaaaaaaaaaactggttgGTTTTGACACCTACCATTACTAGCTCTATTTGTGAGGGACTGCATAATAGGCTTGGATGCTTGCTAGATATGTATCACTGACTTGCAAACCAATGACACAAATTGCTGCAATAAATGCAATAATAGTCCAGGGGTTAGTAAAATGAGTGCTCTTCCACTCACCAATCCATACTTTTCCTCTGTTATTGCAATGTTTCTCAATTTGTTCTTTCACATCAACATAGGCACGTGGATTAGGAACCAAATCTCTTGCTATCTCATTGAAGAGATCTGCTACTTCTTGATCACTTCCGACAAAGTTACGTAGTATACGTCTCTTTCGCAGCTCCTTCACATCTTCTGGATGATCAATAAGGGAATCCATGAAGCAAAGATAAGATGTAACGACAAAGTCATCTGGTGTATCAGGGCATGCCTCATATGCAACCAAGTTTAAAAACTCCGACTTGGTTGAATCATCTACAGTTATTGGAGGAAGTGTTAAAAGAGATGAGCAATGAAATGATGAATAGAACTTAACGTCTGAAAGATGACGACTCTTTCCCGGCCTCAAATGGATTCCTGCTTTCCTCAGCTCTTTGGCTGAACGATACGAGCATAACTCACCCGTTAGATAGCATCCACCTTTTGAGAAAGTCTCCGGGTCTATGTGATATGTAGTCTCTGGGAGTATGCGATATGTTCTTAATAGCTCGAGGAGATGAAGCGGaggtttctcctttttttggGGGGGACGGGAAGGCCCTTCTCCTTGACAAATCTTGCCAAGACAGTTCACAAATTTCTGAGTAGGAAAGAAATAAAGAACGAAATCTTTGATACTTTGAATGAACCTGCAACCTTGAGCTTGAGGACGCTTGTTATGTGCACTCGAGATGAACGTGTCAATCATCTTCATTCCTTCATTATTCTTGAACTTACAGCTCATTAACACCTGCAAGACTTCAAATGGCAACTGATTTTCAAGTAAGAAAAGATCACGACGAATGAAAGCTATTTCGTGGCTCTTCATTTTGAGCTCTTTATCATTGCCAGTGACAATGCACCGAAGGTATTGGAGGATGAAGCATCCATCCAGGAACATCATCTGTGCAAACTCCTCGTAGCTGTATTTTTTGATCCTGTCCTCAGCATAACACTTCCTAACATTAGGCATAATGTTCTTGACCCTTCTGTAAAGCTCGTCAATGGACACTGAGTTTGTCGAAAGCCATGGTGAGGCCCCTTCAGTTGTTGGTTTGTTACTATCTTGATCAGCAAACTCAACTGCAAGTAGCTTCTTGTAGTTCTCCATTGGTTGAAGTCTGAATTTCCTGTGGTGAAATGGACCGATAGAAACCACGAGGGGCTTATAACAGCTTATGTTTGATTGAACCTTGCGATGCAGTTTTGGGACCTTTTGCATTTTTGGCTTCTGTGATGAGACAATGTACTCTCTGCTCTTCGCCAAGGAATATAGCCAGTCCCCCTCCTTTCCGCTAATTTCATGAGAATTTGAGTTTGAATCTTGAGGAACTGTGATGCGGCATTCATCATCAGATTTTTCATTGCCGATGCTCCTACCTTCGTCTCTAGTAGCCATTGTTCCTTTAGAATATTGTTTGTCCTTATTTAGTGAAACCTCCTCAAACTATGGAGAGCCTTTGACCAAAATAAGCTATTTTTTAAATCAATTTACCAAAGTAAtacgttttttatttttttttacggaactagcataaacgtattcctgagtaacgtattaggcattattttattcaaaaattctaaCGGAAAAAATTAGGTCGGGTTAACGGTGTTAAAAGCTAATTCGTGACTGTTAGTAACGTATTATTCCTAATACGTTACTGTCAGTAACGACTTTAGAGAATCCAAATACGAACAATCCTTTTATGTAATCTGACATTGACTGATGTTAAAGCCGTAACTAGGAGTTACGATTTTAGCATAAAACGTAACTGACAGTTACGTTTCTACTCAAACTAGGCATGCGCAAATCTTGCCGAGAATCCTGCAAATTGGGAATCTTTCTGATtgatttgactataaaacgtGATTAATAGTTACGTTTTAATTGTAAAACGTGACACACAATAACGACACACTGCTAAAGTCCCTCTTCCTCATACTTTTTGAACAAACCACATATCATTATAAAATATAGTGTATGAAACGAATGTTCAAACACATTCGAACAATTTTCATCAAAGCTTCTACTTGTGTGGCCTATTGTCGGAACAACATTAAAAAATTCAACAGGTATAAGTTAATTAAGTCAAATATTTCGTAATATGTTAAAATAATACtatagttttaatttatttttctgttatattaataataataagtgtcTTATTTTCGTGTGTAGGAGTAAAGATGTCCAATTTTGAACATAATGTGATGGTTGCTTTGTATTGGGGTGGCGAAATAATTACTGAAATGAACGGATTCAGGTACACTGAAGGTGCCAAAATGATTGTCAGCATGTTTATTTCAACGAACTATGCTGAATTGGTTGAACTATTGCATGAGAAGATGGGGACAAATAgtgaaaatattcaaattgat is drawn from Lycium barbarum isolate Lr01 chromosome 8, ASM1917538v2, whole genome shotgun sequence and contains these coding sequences:
- the LOC132605494 gene encoding UPF0481 protein At3g47200-like, which produces MATRDEGRSIGNEKSDDECRITVPQDSNSNSHEISGKEGDWLYSLAKSREYIVSSQKPKMQKVPKLHRKVQSNISCYKPLVVSIGPFHHRKFRLQPMENYKKLLAVEFADQDSNKPTTEGASPWLSTNSVSIDELYRRVKNIMPNVRKCYAEDRIKKYSYEEFAQMMFLDGCFILQYLRCIVTGNDKELKMKSHEIAFIRRDLFLLENQLPFEVLQVLMSCKFKNNEGMKMIDTFISSAHNKRPQAQGCRFIQSIKDFVLYFFPTQKFVNCLGKICQGEGPSRPPQKKEKPPLHLLELLRTYRILPETTYHIDPETFSKGGCYLTGELCSYRSAKELRKAGIHLRPGKSRHLSDVKFYSSFHCSSLLTLPPITVDDSTKSEFLNLVAYEACPDTPDDFVVTSYLCFMDSLIDHPEDVKELRKRRILRNFVGSDQEVADLFNEIARDLVPNPRAYVDVKEQIEKHCNNRGKVWIGEWKSTHFTNPWTIIAFIAAICVIGLQVSDTYLASIQAYYAVPHK